DNA sequence from the Nicotiana tomentosiformis chromosome 3, ASM39032v3, whole genome shotgun sequence genome:
ATATTTAAGAAATTGGTGACTTAAATATTATTATACGtgtttgttatatatatatatattgctttTACAAAGTTTCCTATATTAAGATAATATTATGTTTACttttatttaaaaagaaaaagtaaatatatatttcttCGCAGAGGGTTTGATATTTCTGTTGTAGGAAAATAAACACAATAGTAAGCAACTTAAAATTGGAAGTAGGACACCTATTTAGGAAATATGAAGTATATTTTTTTATTCTGGTTTTCCACTTGGAGTTCGGTATGGATAACAATATATGCCCCCGACTAATTCGGATTCACACCATATAAGGCTCAGTGGGGAAAGCGTttcctatttaattttttttttcatcgCAGGACCTCCGGTTAACGTTGAGGGAATCTATCCATCAAACAATTTTTGGTCATAGTAATACATTTTATAAAACTCAAGTAATTATGTGAGACCCTCTTTTACCTTTTCAATataattgtttacccttaaaatggataacaattaaatttgtacgcggctTAAAGGATATGTGGTTTAATTTAACACAAATGATCAAAGAACAATAAGTAATGGAATTAAAATGAGATAAAATGATCAATCCAATGTGGCAAAGTAATTAAGCCTTCCGTCAGGCTTAAATGCTGACAGTCGGTTTCAATCGAGTCTTCGAGATAGAGCTCGGATCCAGCTAAATGATGAACAATTAAAGAACACTTAGAACAATTGCTGAGAGtcaaaataaattttattgccttgatatgcatgCAAAACAGTGTCAAAAAATGCAGGGAcctcctctttatataatagaggagttTTAACcctaatacaagtctaaataaggtaaaaatcttttccTTCCTTCTTTTCCATGAAAATATGATCTGCAGCCAATACCGAGCGTGATCCACGCCGCAATATCCGGCTGATGGCGGATATTTCGGCTACCCGTTTGCCTTCTCTAACCGTCAACCTTTACCCTCGATTCTTCATCTCACTCGAGCTCGATTCTTTCTTGGTTCGGCCATGCTCGAGACCCGTTGTATCGTTTGTCCTTCCCTGGTTCCGATCTATGGGTACCTTCGGTCTCACTCGAGCCAGTAGCAAATAACGTCGATCGTTATTCCACAACGGAAAATCGGGAGTGACTCTAGCTATCCCCGATTTACCCGTATACAGTAATATTAATTTTTTCGAAGAACACAAAAATGAGTGGCGATTTTCATATGGTTTTGCTTCAAGTATTAGGAAATTAGTTCAAAAATATATTATCAAAATAGAAACGAGGGATAATTTATTAACTAATGAAGTGTTTACTTAGGTATTACAATTAATTaggaaaacaataaaaaaaacttACATGGAACAGGTCTATATTGCCCTAGATATATTTCCCTATGACAAGGCAAATATACGGACCAATGATAATGACGAGCAATACATGCAGCACCCAAATGACTGAGTaatttaatttcatattaattgtctATATTTACATGGTTGGATGATATGGACTCATATGTAATATACCCTTGTTTTCAATGTATtcagtaaaaatatttttcttggaaaTAGATAAATTCGAAAGCCATTTCGCTAGTGAATATATCGTCTTAATGTTACACGAAATTGCTGAATTATACTTGGCATTACTAGAATATCAGAGTTCTTCAAATTACAACGAAAATAATTAGTTGTACCAGCCTTCTTCTAAACCATGCTGGTTCTACAGCAAGTATATATAAGTCAGAAGCGTGCAACAGATAAAATAAAAGGGGGAGCAAACATGAGTTACAAGACCATATGGATtctttaaaatttggtatttCATTTTAATATGATCTGACAATATATGGTAATTCTAAAATCGAACATTTTAAGACGTTTTCTTACTTCACTATTCTAGTCTCTTGATGCCAATAGTAGTAAGTTTTCATCTGCTCGGAATAATATGTTTGATTTTTCATAAAaccaaagaaaaaaagaagttcTAGTCTTCACATTTTTCGATAGAGATAAATGCATTGTTTCCTCTAAGGCCTTACTGTTTGGTATATTTTGGGCTacctaggtttttttttttttttttttggttggtaATATGATACTTAGGAAATTAACATTGTAAAAAGAAATTTTGTTTGAAGTTGTGTTAAGTGTTATTTTGGGCTGCCTAGGAAAATAGCATATAAGAAGATAAATTTTATTGttcaaacaaaacaaaacaaaaaaaccaCAGGTGTTGTTTCAGATAAATAATTAAGCGAACAAGAAAAAGAGAGCACTGTTTCAAAGAAGGGATCATACCGATTGACAGTAGCAGTTGTCGTCTTTAGACATCTAAACCATCGTTGCTGTTGGCGAAGAGTTGCCACCTTTTCATTTCATTCTCTTTAAATATCAATTCCCCTATGGATGTTTCTCCTCATCCCTGTTCTTCTCCATCTTCAGGTTTAAACTGCGcgccatttcttttctttcttcgaATGCATGGTTTCGTCCTTGAAAATCTCACTTAATTTTCTTCTTTATTATGCAGAATTATCACAGCGCATCCACCAGAGAAAACTGCAAGAATGCCTCCCAAGCACGGATGTTAGTTCCCCCCATTCACATTCTAAACTCTTCTTCTTTAATTTGTCCGgaattttgatgtcattttttgtttttggaatttGGTGCAGCGGCTCCTTATTCGGATGCAAGGAATTCAAAGAGGAAGATGAAAGAAGTGATGGTGGATCAACCTACTCCTGCAGCAGTGACTCCGCCAACAACAGTACCCATGAATTTGTTCCCAGTCCACATTGCTGCGCCTAACCAACAACTTCCTTCCCAGCCTTCTGAACCCGTCAATTTTGACAGATTTTTGACTAGGCCTTTTACTTCGTATACTGCTTTATTAACTGAAGCAGAAGAAGATTATGGCCCTGCTAGTCTCCGTCGCGTGCAGGACCAAATTGAACAGACTACCAAAGCCCACGTACGTCTTTTCATTATTTTTTGTTTTCCACATGCATGATTCCTCTATTCTCGTACGTCGTCTAATTTAAACTTTAATGCAGGCTGACCAAGTGAGGAAAATGTTGTTTGATGTTTGGATGCGGCACTACAAGAACATCATGAACAGTGCGTACGAGGAGGCAAGCACGAAACTGAAGGAGAAAGAAGAGGAACTAAGGCAAGCAAAGATGAGGATAGCCGAACTGGAAGCGGTTGTCGGTCAACTGACTTATCAGGGACAGTTTCTACAGAACAGAGTTCGAACCTTAGAGAATCAGCATGCTGGAATGAGAGCAGCGTTCCAAGATGCAACACTACGTGGCGCTCTCAATGCTGGTGCAGGCGCCAGGGTTGGCGGCCCTGAGGCGCCGTTGCAAGAGGACGCTGAGTCCTCTTTCGTTGATCCACATAGAGCTGAACCATGGAAGATTGGGCCGTGTAAGACTTGTGACAAAGAAGAGGCTACGATGCTGATATGGCCATGTCGCCATGTTTGTCTCTGCGCAAAATGTGCTGCTGCTGCGACTGCCTGCCCTGTTTGCAACATTCCCAAGTTTAATAGCTTCGAAGTCATAATCCCTTAAGTTGGCTTCAATATGGTCTCGTCCCTCCGGTTTCCTATCAAGGAGTTATTACTCCATTTGCTACTGCTATGTTGTTGGAGGTTTAAAGATTCATTTGGGGTATGTAATAATGTTTATTTGCTACTGCTATGCTGTTGGAGGCTTAAAGATTCTATTTTGCTCAACTATTGGATGAatgtaataatatattttatGGATTTATGTTATTGGTTCGgagtttgattattttttttaatggTGGACCATTACTTCTATTTTAATTACCTGATTTCATTTGATTTACTTTACAATTACAAAAAAGCTTCTGATGCACTTTGTTATGCAAAGCTCAAAATACATATGAATTTTTTAAAGAGTAATAAAAGTCATTGCTAGAAAATCATTGCCATTGCTGCTTAGccaagtttttttttttccaaacgTCAAAGGTCTTTTTCCAAAATAAaagatgattttttttaaaaaaacaaaagttTATTTCCTTAGTTTAGGTGTATGATTTTAGTCACGACTGTTGAATTTGAGGTTTAAACTTGATTATAAATGGAAATAGATTATGAActtgactttttaaaaatttaatcataattcaaaaataaattagGTCTCAAATTACTTTTTCGTAATTAAATGAAATAGGGCAGATATATGTCGAATTAATTTCTGTTGTAGGAAAGTATACATAAAACAGTTAAGATTAAGTGAGACCTTCTtctgaacagtattgtatttttcAAAGGTGACATTCATTTGTTTTGCCAGAAATATTAAACAATTACTTCAAAAGTATATATTACCGGAACAACTACTCTATTCTCTTCTTTCCCGTTTATGTTTATTTGGAAAGTTTTAAAATTGTTATGGCTCAGTGAATCAGACTATGGCAAACCATTATCTTTACTGACTCAGTTACTTGTTTAGAATCAATCACGACATATGCAGCTATTTTATTGCTTCTAAAGGTTAATACAAAATCATTGCGATAATCCTTGCCATTTGCTTAAGACAAGGTTTTACCACTATCACTTATCTGTTTTAGAGGTCCAATCAAAAAAACAATCGAATATAATTGCGAAAGCTGGATTTGGTGCAAAATGCAAAGCTATCTGATTATGCCCAAACTCTTTTTCTTGGGACAAGGTCCGATGTCTTTATCTGATCTATTTTAGCAGCTACAATGAAATCGTTTATGCTCAAACCTCCTGCAATAAGAGTACACCACTATGAGACAACATTCTTTAACTATGAAGGAGGAATCAGATTAAAGCTATTTCCACGAGAAAATTATTATTGCgcgaaaaaattattaaaaaaccaCATTGTATTGGCAAGTGATAAAGCTAGGAACCAGAGTATGTCTGGTTATAGACATTAATAGATTAAAGGATTTCCCAAATATTTGACATTTGGGAAAGTATCATTTCAAAATTCCACATTTGGATTCGGATCCTGTTGAGGCGAATGATCCAATCTTCAAAAGATCTGACTGATCACAGTCACACAACCACTACTGTTCTCTGGAAGTTTTTCACCATTTCCCAGTGTTATCTTCTACTAGCGCATTTTGAAAACAATGAACATTCCTCCCGTTAACCACCTATCCTAAGGTTTCTATTGAAACGGCTTTTACTTAAAAGGAACACATGCTTATAGCTGTTTCATAAAGAAACTTATCATTTTCATGCCTAGCGGAGCAAGTTTGGCAAGAATCCTAATTTGATAAGTTTTCTTACCCTTTTCTGCCGTAAGTTATTAATGACAACACTTAAAACACCCTATTAGATGAATCTGTGAACAATGCCAGGGATAGGGATGACTAAAGAAGGGGAGGGAGGAGAGGAGCGACTGAAAAAGTGTACTAACCGATGGAAGCAGTCCATAGCTCAGCACGAACTTGATTGGACTGCTCTAAGTGAAGAAGTGTGGGAACGTGCCCAGTGCCTTCCACCACTTTGCCTATTCGATTGATAAGTTCAACCCCACATTCGAAGTCTCTTAATTTCCATGTACATTGTAGCTTGAGCACCCCATCTTCATGTGCCAGTCTCCAGCCAACAACCTGAAGAACAGATTGCACATTAAAACATGAATGCTTTTTGTTATCCATTATACAATGTATGTTATCCAATACAACCTAATAAAGATCTTAGGTTTTACTTATTAAACCACAGTTCTCACCGATACAACCAGGTACAAGACTTAATTCATTCAAGTCAACATGCTATTATAGTTTTTTTCAACCAACGATCAACAGCCATTGATATATTAGTACCTTCTGAAATTCCTGCTGTCCGATGTAGGTCTTTTTAAAGTGTATTCTGTTAGAAGAAAAATGGTGAAGCTAGGGGCTCTAGCTTCtcacattttaattttttttttttaaatttctcgATTTTCCTAGGAGAAATGTACCCTGGTACCATCTAAATGAATCAAATTTGAAAACCGTCTCAAGAATCATTATTTAATTCCAGCTTTCCTCCAATCTAGGTTCCGAAATAAGAAGAGATATCTAGACTAACAGTCCGCTCTTTCAATTGATCCTCACAGATTGAAGAGAGTATAACCTTTTGAAATCATCAGAAACATATGCATTCCCCCTAAGTACGTCAACAAAAAGAAACTCCatcgtttcaatttatatgattcttttttcttttttgaatgtTCCAAGATGTTATCCAGCAATATTTTTATTCTATGTAGGCAGGCAACTTTAAAAACTTTCAACAATTCAAATTCATATAAGCAGTCAAAATTTAAAGCTCGTTTACTGTCAAATTAAATTTCCAACCACaactttgaaaatattttttccaccATCAGAAATGTAATAGACTAGTAATACATAAATCTTTGTCTAATCAAACAAATAAAATGGGAGAAGTAGTAATATTTATTCTATCTGGCCAACAATTTCATCCAAGCGGCAAATGAGCTTCAGATAAATCAGAATTTCCAAAGCAAGCAAAGAACATGGGGGGATAATTCATATAGCTGACCTTGAATAGGAGCTGTCGAGCTTCATATTCCGAGAGAGGAGTTTGACCAGGTGAGATGACAATGCAGTCTTGCTGAGCAAGGGACAGAGCAGAAGCAGCTGGGATGAGAATTTTGTGCTCCGTGTCAGTATTACCCAAAACTTTTTCACCGAATTTACTCTCTATTTCAGCTGGGAATGGATCTCTCGCCCCAAAATCGCCCAATAGGTCTCCCCCGTTGCAATGAATTCTGGTGCAAATTCGAGATTGGGTGGTCTGTAGGTAAGGAGTAAGAAAGTTAGCGACTTTCTGGGTTGGGTGCGAAGGGAGAGAAGAAACTGAAATTGGTGGAGAGAAACAAAGATGAGTTAAAGTAGCCataatagagagagagagaaaagttCACTGCTCTGCTCTTACTATTGGAGGTGGGAGAGGATATGGTACTGGTTTTATCCGGTCGGTATGAAAATTAGCATCCGGTTCAGGAGAGATGGCAATGGGCAGGCCCCACCTAGATCTTACTTTTTGATTTAGGATTTCTCGATTAGCTTGTTTAAAGGCCCTATATCCACAGAGATCAACCTCAGATTTTctgttttattttcttctttttttctccaACCCTTTTTATTGATCTTCGTTGATGtagaattattttattatatcaaTATTTTGCTTGATACTTTTTGGCTAGTTTAAGCAATTTTCTCTCGGTGTGAGATACAAGTCCAAAGTTGGAAAGGAAAATTCAATGGTTTAGATATCACAATTCAAATTGCAGTACTAGTTGTATCCCTATTTTCCACTCGAATTGCATTATACTTATTGTGTACGGGTCAAACGAGGGCAACGTTTTCCCCGATTTACCAATAAGGAAACGAGAGGGAAGCACGATCCGACACAACTACGAGCAAGGTCAAAGGATCCCTCGTATCGGAACTCGGAAGGAATGAACGATGCATTCGGGATCGGACACGGCAAAACAACGGATCCAGACCGATTAAAGTCTCGAGACCACGGAAAAAGAGAAGCGGTTGCGCATGACAAGTGGAGAGCAGTAATATTCTccctcaaccggatattacggTGCAAATTCCGTCCGATATCAAATGCAGATCGACATTTACCGGAAAAAGAAGATTGTTATCTTATTTAGACTTATACTAGGATTGAAACTCCCTTACTATATAAGGGGAGAATTTTCTCATTTTAACACATGATTGacacgcatatcaaagcaataaaagtttatttttatCTTCTAGCTATTGTTCAAAGTGTTCTTCAACTATTCTTTTCTTTAATTACAACCGAGCCCATATCAAGGGTTCGATAGAGGCTAAATTTCAGTGTTCAACTTGAGACCCGACTTGATTGTTGCATTgattggtttgatcgtttattctctctttaatttaattatttattgttcttagatcattcatattgaattaaatcacgtgtcctttaaaccgcgtacaaatttaattgttactcatttttaagagtaaacagtttggcgcccaccgtggggcaaaggataatagtggtgatttgatacgaatctccataacacaccctgttttacacttgttctttgaagttttgATTTTAGGTTAACCTAAGgatgtcaaattctcagtctgctcacttgaacgttcaCGTCTAGTGAGGCCACCACGACGAGAACAATAACGTGGTGCCTAGCAATGATGTGCCCCCTGTTGATCCATAATAGTGTCCCAGCCGTCGACCCGGTCGACGCTAACTCACAGGTTTCCATCAATATCAATCTACCAACTGACCTCGAAAACAATGTTCGCAGGGCACCCCGACCATCGACTCGAGAAACCCTCGAAGGTGAAGGTGATGAACTGAGCTTGCgattgatttttgaaatgttccAAGATCAACAGGCAGAAATAGCGCAGTTGCAGACCCAGAGTCATGCCACTAACTGGGTCGAGCCCGAGCGGACCAGGGAAAATACTCAAAGGGATGAACAAGTTGCTGCAGAATCAGATGAATTCGGGCCCGGGGAAACTTTCGAGGTGATAAAGATGCTCGAAGCATTGACAAAGAGGGTGGAGTCTGGTGAGAAAAACATAGAGGTAAACGATAAGAAGGTGAAAACTTACAACTCTAgcgtcgatcagatcccgggagtaCCCCTGATATTGAAGGGGTCGGACTCCAAAAAGTTCCTTCAGAAGCCTTTTCCCCCGAGCGCGGCACCGAAGTTGGTCTCGAAGAGGTTTCGAATACTCGacattcctaagtataatgggaccacagatccaaatgagcatgtagcCTCATATACATGCGCAATCAAGGGGAATGACCTGGAAGATGAAGAGATCGAGTCGGTGTTGTTGAAAAAATTGGGAATACCTTGTTCAAAGGAGCAataatatggtatcacaacttgcctccAAATTcaattgactcatttgctatgcttgcagatgcttttgtAAATGCCCATGacggtgccatcaaggtcgagacaaggaagtcagaccttttcaaagtcaagCAAAGGGATAACGAAATGCTTAGGGAgttcgtgtcacgacccaaaatcaaccgtcgtgatggcgcctatcgtggaactaggccaacctcaactcaacaacccaaaaccaataACAATGAGTTTGAAAACGTTAATGGAAGcatttaacattaaagaaaaactaTTTAAAACTTaagaaaatccaaaaatggtacaatccagcccaaaaaccagggtgtcactgagtacatgagcgtctagatcagaaatacagtctactacagtgtctagagatataaactgaaagtaTGACAAAGATAAAGAAGAAGAGTCAAGGCCCGCCAACGCAGTGAAACTACTTTGATAGTCTCCAAAACTCTAGGATTCCCAATCAGCAACCGCCGCTACGACCGGTattgcctggatctgcacatgaggtgcagggaCTGTATGGCCAACGGGATGGGACAAAATTAACGGTACGGGACAGGATGTGATGACATTTAGCcgggacgggacgaaacgggacgggacaaatgggacgaaacggtaggcccatcccgtcccgctaacaaacgggatggaACGGATGGTAgacccatcccgtcccgctaacaaacagGATGGGTCGGGACGGGTTCATAGGCCTTAAGTAccgttataaaaaaaaattatttaagcattgagtttagCAACGGatattcttttgacaatgactaagtttttaaagtttgcaacatctagttttttgacttatttaataaacttacaAATTAAACGGAAATTAGAAAACTatgtaaagaattataaaatattaaaacaaaagacttgtaatgaaatattctagtaattataaatttataatagagttataatttatttaatataatttcaagccattaggtaactaagtaagagtgtaagacaattcataaaaaaattcaatgcttagagccttttat
Encoded proteins:
- the LOC104095093 gene encoding probable BOI-related E3 ubiquitin-protein ligase 2; translated protein: MPPKHGSAPYSDARNSKRKMKEVMVDQPTPAAVTPPTTVPMNLFPVHIAAPNQQLPSQPSEPVNFDRFLTRPFTSYTALLTEAEEDYGPASLRRVQDQIEQTTKAHADQVRKMLFDVWMRHYKNIMNSAYEEASTKLKEKEEELRQAKMRIAELEAVVGQLTYQGQFLQNRVRTLENQHAGMRAAFQDATLRGALNAGAGARVGGPEAPLQEDAESSFVDPHRAEPWKIGPCKTCDKEEATMLIWPCRHVCLCAKCAAAATACPVCNIPKFNSFEVIIP
- the LOC104095092 gene encoding probable pterin-4-alpha-carbinolamine dehydratase, chloroplastic, encoding MATLTHLCFSPPISVSSLPSHPTQKVANFLTPYLQTTQSRICTRIHCNGGDLLGDFGARDPFPAEIESKFGEKVLGNTDTEHKILIPAASALSLAQQDCIVISPGQTPLSEYEARQLLFKVVGWRLAHEDGVLKLQCTWKLRDFECGVELINRIGKVVEGTGHVPTLLHLEQSNQVRAELWTASIGGLSINDFIVAAKIDQIKTSDLVPRKRVWA